The Malus domestica chromosome 06, GDT2T_hap1 genome has a segment encoding these proteins:
- the LOC103436766 gene encoding pectin acetylesterase 8 isoform X1, with protein MAGARLGQWLSVLVCAVMLLKAAALPVGITYVHSAVAKGAVCLDGSPPAYHLDKGYGSGINNWLVHIEGGGWCNNITTCLVRKNNRLGSSKKMLKEIAFSGILNSRHIFNPDFYNWNRVKVRYCDGASFTGDVAAVNLATGLFFRGARIFRAVIEELLAKGMGKAKNAILSGCSAGGLASILHCDNFHALLPVGAKVKCVSDAGYFINAKDVSGARHVEQFFSQVVATHGSAKNLPPSCTSKLSPGLCFFPQYFASQIRTPMFYVNAAYDSWQIKNILAPGVADPHGTWQNCKLDITHCKPTQLKTMQDFRAQFLSAIGGVSGSRSKGMFIDSCYAHCQTELQETWLMPDSPVLNKTTIAKAVGDWFYDRTPFQKIDCPYPCNPTCHNRNFDPNHHQHSNFAKMSRKKEFPWPLLIFVHLLGFPNFHGCCWSSFDFGV; from the exons ATGGCTGGTGCAAGATTAGGCCAATGGTTGTCTGTTCTAGTATGTGCAGTCATGCTGCTGAAAGCAGCCGCATTGCCTGTGGGAATAACTTACGTTCATAGTGCGGTTGCCAAAGGAGCCG TTTGCTTGGATGGGAGTCCCCCAGCTTACCACCTTGATAAGGGATATGGTTCAGGAATTAACAATTGGTTGGTTCACATTGAG GGAGGAGGATGGTGTAACAATATCACAACTTGTCTTGTCCGGAAAAACAACCGTTTAGGTTCATCTAAGAAAATGCTCAAGGAAATTGCATTTTCTGGGATTCTGAACAGCAGGCATATATTTAATCCGG ACTTTTACAACTGGAATAGAGTCAAAGTTAGGTATTGCGACGGGGCATCATTCACTGGTGATGTTGCAGCTGTAAACCTA GCTACCGGTCTTTTCTTCAGAGGAGCAAGGATTTTTCGTGCAGTCATTGAAGAACTATTAGCAAAAGGAATGGGGAAGGCTAAAAAC GCTATTCTCTCTGGTTGTTCTGCTGGTGGATTGGCGTCCATTCTTCACTGTGACAACTTCCATGCCCTCTTACCTGTTGGAGCTAAAGTGAAATGCGTTTCAGACGCTGGTTACTTCATTAATGC GAAGGATGTTTCTGGAGCACGACACGTTGAACAGTTTTTTAGTCAAGTGGTTGCAACACAT GGTTCGGCGAAGAATTTGCCTCCATCTTGCACTTCAAAATTGAGTCCAGGTTTG TGCTTTTTCCCGCAATATTTTGCCTCACAAATCCGGACGCCAATGTTCTATGTAAATGCAGCCTACGATTCATGGCAG ATAAAGAACATCTTGGCACCTGGAGTTGCCGATCCCCATGGGACTTGGCAAAACTGCAAGCTTGACATAACGCATTGTAAACCCACTCAACTCAAAACCATGCAAG ATTTCAGGGCGCAGTTTTTAAGTGCAATTGGTGGTGTGAGCGGCTCTCGATCAAAAGGAATGTTCATAGACTCTTGCTATGCACACTGCCAAACTGAACTGCAGGAGACATGGTTAATGCCCGACTCTCCAGTACTGAACAAGACG ACGATTGCAAAGGCAGTTGGAGACTGGTTCTACGACCGAACTCCCTTTCAAAAGATTGATTGTCCTTACCCTTGCAATCCCACTTGCCATAACCGTAACTTTGATCCAAATCACCACCAACACAGTAATTTCGCCAAAATGTCGAGAAAG AAGGAATTTCCATGGCCGCTCCTGATTTTCGTGCACCTCCTTGGCTTTCCAAATTTCCATGGCTGCTGCTGGTCGTCGTTCGATTTTGGTGTATGA
- the LOC103436765 gene encoding beta-amylase 8, translated as MNDDDSLRHDLDPQSDHSSDYLPHPHHSSHPIQPQQSHPQPQPQARRPRGFAATAAGSAGPTSPSSTPTTNKGKREREKEKERTKLRERLRRSITSRMLAGLRQYGNFPLPARADMNDVLAALAREAGWVVEPDGTTYRHSPPPSQMAAAYQNPMGMRSVESPVSSGVKATNPSSMARIDESLSPASLDSVVIGERDTTATATATATVTAATNNSVECLEMEAGDQLMHHLSNSISSGDHGIPTTALAYVPLYAALATGFINSYCQLVDPEGLRQELAHVQSLNIDGVVVDCWWGIVEGWSPQKYVWSGYRALFNIVREFKLKLQVVMAFHEYGRSESGDALIALPQWILEIGKKNPDIFFTDREGRRNTECLSLGIDKERVLQGRTGVEVYFDFMRSFRTEFDDLFTEGLISAVEIGLGASGELKYPSFSERMGWRYPGIGEFQCYDRYLQQSLQKAAKLRGHSFWARGPENAGEYNSRPHETGFFCERGDYDSYYGRFFLHWYAQSLIDHADSVLSLASLAFDETKLIVKVPAVFWWYKTTSHAAELTSGYYNPTNQDGYSPIFEVLKKHLATVKFVCSGPQISSQDNEALADPEGLSWQVLNLAWDRGLTVAGENALSCYDREGCMRIVEMVKPRNDPDRHHFSFFVYQQLSPLVQGTICFPELGFFIKCMHGESAEDLVSC; from the exons ATGAACGACGACGACAGTCTCCGCCACGATCTGGACCCACAAAGCGACCACAGCTCCGATTACCTCCCTCACCCCCACCATTCGTCCCACCCTATCCAACCCCAACAATCCCACCCTCAGCCCCAGCCCCAGGCCCGCCGTCCCCGTGGCTTCGCCGCCACTGCGGCTGGCTCAGCGGGTCCCACCAGTCCCTCCTCCACCCCCACCACTAACAAGGgcaagagggagagggagaaggagaaggagcgCACCAAGCTTCGAGAACGCCTCCGTCGATCCATCACTAGCCGGATGCTCGCCGGCCTCCGCCAATACGGCAACTTTCCGCTGCCTGCGCGTGCGGACATGAACGATGTGCTCGCAGCCCTCGCACGTGAGGCCGGCTGGGTCGTCGAGCCCGACGGCACCACTTACCGCCACTCTCCTCCTCCCTCCCAAATG GCAGCGGCGTACCAGAACCCCATGGGTATGAGGTCGGTGGAGAGCCCAGTTTCATCAGGAGTAAAAGCAACGAACCCATCATCAATGGCGAGAATTGATGAGAGCTTGTCACCGGCATCCCTTGATTCTGTAGTAATTGGAGAGAGAGACACCACAGCCACAGCCACAGCCACCGCCACGGTCACTGCCGCCACCAACAACTCCGTTGAATGCTTGGAAATGGAGGCTGGTGATCAGCTCATGCATCACCTTTCCAATTCCATCAGTTCCGGGGACCATGGCATTCCCACCACTGCCTTGGCTTATGTTCCTCTCTATGCTGCCCTTGCC ACTGGGTTCATCAACAGTTACTGTCAGTTGGTTGATCCTGAAGGATTGAGACAGGAGCTAGCTCATGTGCAATCTCTGAATATAGATGGTGTTGTTGTGGATTGTTGGTGGGGGATTGTCGAAGGCTGGAGCCCCCAGAAATATGTCTGGTCTGGTTACAGAGCTCTTTTTAACATCGTCCGGGAGTTTAAGCTCAAATTGCAG GTTGTGATGGCATTTCATGAGTATGGAAGAAGTGAGTCTGGTGACGCCCTCATCGCTCTTCCACAATGGATCTTAGAAATTGGTAAGAAAAACCCAGACATATTCTTTACAGAtcgagaaggaaggaggaacaCTGAATGTCTATCTCTTGGGATTGATAAAGAAAGAGTTTTACAAGGAAGAACTGGTGTCGAG GTCTATTTTGATTTTATGAGAAGTTTTCGTACTGAGTTTGACGACTTGTTTACTGAGGGTCTCATTTCTGCTGTGGAAATTGGACTTGGAGCATCTGGGGAGCTCAAGTATCCTTCCTTTTCAGAAAGGATGGGGTGGAGGTATCCTGGTATCGGTGAGTTTCAG TGTTATGATAGATATTTACAACAGAGTCTGCAGAAAGCTGCTAAATTGCGTGGGCACTCATTCTGGGCCAGGGGACCTGAGAATGCTGGGGAATACAATTCTCGGCCACATGAAACTGGCTTTTTCTGTGAACGTGGTGATTATGATAGTTATTATGGACGCTTTTTCCTTCATTGGTATGCACAGTCACTAATTGATCACGCGGATAGTGTACTGTCTCTTGCAAGCCTTGCCTTTGATGAAACCAAATTAATTGTCAAG GTTCCTGCAGTTTTTTGGTGGTATAAGACTACTAGCCATGCAGCCGAGCTAACTTCTGGGTACTATAACCCAACAAACCAGGATGGGTACTCTCCCATTTTTGAAGTTCTGAAGAAACATTTAGCGACGGTGAAGTTTGTTTGCTCAGGTCCACAGATTTCTAGTCAGGATAATGAAGCACTGGCTGATCCGGAAGGTTTGAGTTGGCAG GTTTTAAATTTAGCCTGGGATCGAGGATTGACTGTAGCTGGTGAAAATGCACTTTCATGTTATGATAGAGAAGGGTGCATGAGAATAGTTGAGATGGTCAAGCCAAGAAATGATCCTGATCGTCACCACTTTTCATTTTTCGTATACCAGCAGCTGTCTCCTCTAGTTCAAGGCACAATTTGCTTTCCTGAGTTGGGTTTTTTCATTAAGTgcatgcatg GTGAGAGTGCTGAAGATCTAGTATCGTGTTAA
- the LOC103436766 gene encoding pectin acetylesterase 8 isoform X2 has translation MAGARLGQWLSVLVCAVMLLKAAALPVGITYVHSAVAKGAVCLDGSPPAYHLDKGYGSGINNWLVHIEGGGWCNNITTCLVRKNNRLGSSKKMLKEIAFSGILNSRHIFNPDFYNWNRVKVRYCDGASFTGDVAAVNLATGLFFRGARIFRAVIEELLAKGMGKAKNAILSGCSAGGLASILHCDNFHALLPVGAKVKCVSDAGYFINAKDVSGARHVEQFFSQVVATHGSAKNLPPSCTSKLSPGLCFFPQYFASQIRTPMFYVNAAYDSWQIKNILAPGVADPHGTWQNCKLDITHCKPTQLKTMQDFRAQFLSAIGGVSGSRSKGMFIDSCYAHCQTELQETWLMPDSPVLNKTTIAKAVGDWFYDRTPFQKIDCPYPCNPTCHNRNFDPNHHQHSNFAKMSRKVY, from the exons ATGGCTGGTGCAAGATTAGGCCAATGGTTGTCTGTTCTAGTATGTGCAGTCATGCTGCTGAAAGCAGCCGCATTGCCTGTGGGAATAACTTACGTTCATAGTGCGGTTGCCAAAGGAGCCG TTTGCTTGGATGGGAGTCCCCCAGCTTACCACCTTGATAAGGGATATGGTTCAGGAATTAACAATTGGTTGGTTCACATTGAG GGAGGAGGATGGTGTAACAATATCACAACTTGTCTTGTCCGGAAAAACAACCGTTTAGGTTCATCTAAGAAAATGCTCAAGGAAATTGCATTTTCTGGGATTCTGAACAGCAGGCATATATTTAATCCGG ACTTTTACAACTGGAATAGAGTCAAAGTTAGGTATTGCGACGGGGCATCATTCACTGGTGATGTTGCAGCTGTAAACCTA GCTACCGGTCTTTTCTTCAGAGGAGCAAGGATTTTTCGTGCAGTCATTGAAGAACTATTAGCAAAAGGAATGGGGAAGGCTAAAAAC GCTATTCTCTCTGGTTGTTCTGCTGGTGGATTGGCGTCCATTCTTCACTGTGACAACTTCCATGCCCTCTTACCTGTTGGAGCTAAAGTGAAATGCGTTTCAGACGCTGGTTACTTCATTAATGC GAAGGATGTTTCTGGAGCACGACACGTTGAACAGTTTTTTAGTCAAGTGGTTGCAACACAT GGTTCGGCGAAGAATTTGCCTCCATCTTGCACTTCAAAATTGAGTCCAGGTTTG TGCTTTTTCCCGCAATATTTTGCCTCACAAATCCGGACGCCAATGTTCTATGTAAATGCAGCCTACGATTCATGGCAG ATAAAGAACATCTTGGCACCTGGAGTTGCCGATCCCCATGGGACTTGGCAAAACTGCAAGCTTGACATAACGCATTGTAAACCCACTCAACTCAAAACCATGCAAG ATTTCAGGGCGCAGTTTTTAAGTGCAATTGGTGGTGTGAGCGGCTCTCGATCAAAAGGAATGTTCATAGACTCTTGCTATGCACACTGCCAAACTGAACTGCAGGAGACATGGTTAATGCCCGACTCTCCAGTACTGAACAAGACG ACGATTGCAAAGGCAGTTGGAGACTGGTTCTACGACCGAACTCCCTTTCAAAAGATTGATTGTCCTTACCCTTGCAATCCCACTTGCCATAACCGTAACTTTGATCCAAATCACCACCAACACAGTAATTTCGCCAAAATGTCGAGAAAGGTATATTAA